In Pantoea cypripedii, the following proteins share a genomic window:
- the rpoZ gene encoding DNA-directed RNA polymerase subunit omega, with the protein MARVTVQDAVEKIGNRFDLVLVAARRARQMQVGGKDPLVPEENDKSTVIALREIEEGLITNQILDVRDRQEQQEQEAAELQAVTAIAEGRR; encoded by the coding sequence ATGGCACGCGTAACCGTTCAGGACGCAGTAGAGAAAATTGGTAACCGTTTTGACCTGGTGTTGGTCGCTGCACGTCGTGCACGTCAGATGCAGGTAGGCGGCAAAGATCCGCTGGTTCCGGAAGAGAACGATAAATCCACCGTTATCGCCCTGCGCGAAATCGAAGAAGGCCTGATCACTAACCAGATTCTGGATGTTCGTGATCGTCAGGAACAGCAAGAGCAGGAAGCCGCTGAGTTACAAGCCGTTACCGCTATCGCTGAAGGTCGTCGTTAA
- a CDS encoding quinone oxidoreductase family protein, whose product MKAAIVSAAGELPVYGDFPEPQADENQVVVTVKAAAISQLAKSRAAGTHYSSGMQYPFITGIDGTGYLSNGDPVYFLAFNAPWGSMAERTQVPAGSIIPLPETLDPVLAAALANPGMSSWAALTRRAQLAQGETVLINGATGTSGGLAVRIARHLGAGKIIATGRNREVLEQLRAQGADITLTLDSLPTALPALMAEGIDVVLDYLWGQSALDIMQAAVAGGEKVVRFVQIGSLSGQEIPLHSKLLRSSGLTLMGSGLGSVSHSELVACIGELLAAAAQSDFSIPFQMRPLSEVHDAWREDDSRCRTVFTL is encoded by the coding sequence ATGAAAGCAGCCATTGTTTCTGCGGCGGGTGAACTGCCGGTATACGGTGATTTTCCTGAACCTCAGGCTGATGAAAACCAGGTTGTGGTGACGGTCAAAGCCGCCGCCATCAGCCAACTGGCCAAATCGCGTGCCGCAGGGACGCACTACAGCTCAGGGATGCAGTACCCGTTTATCACCGGTATTGATGGCACCGGCTACCTCAGCAATGGCGACCCGGTGTATTTCCTCGCGTTTAATGCCCCCTGGGGCAGCATGGCAGAAAGAACACAGGTGCCAGCCGGAAGTATCATCCCGCTACCGGAGACCCTGGATCCGGTGCTGGCCGCGGCCCTCGCCAACCCTGGCATGTCCTCATGGGCCGCCTTAACGCGTCGGGCGCAGCTTGCTCAGGGCGAGACGGTGCTGATCAACGGGGCGACAGGAACCTCAGGCGGGCTGGCGGTGCGTATCGCTCGCCATTTGGGAGCCGGGAAAATCATCGCCACCGGACGCAATCGCGAAGTGCTGGAGCAGCTGCGCGCCCAGGGAGCGGATATCACCCTGACGCTGGATTCACTACCAACAGCGCTGCCAGCACTGATGGCAGAGGGTATTGATGTGGTGCTGGATTATCTGTGGGGCCAGAGCGCGCTCGATATCATGCAGGCGGCCGTTGCCGGTGGTGAGAAGGTGGTGCGTTTTGTGCAGATTGGCTCGTTGAGCGGTCAGGAGATCCCATTGCATAGCAAATTGCTGCGCTCCTCAGGTCTGACCCTGATGGGAAGCGGCCTCGGCAGCGTATCTCACTCAGAGCTGGTGGCCTGTATCGGCGAGTTGCTGGCCGCAGCCGCGCAGAGCGATTTCTCCATTCCATTCCAGATGCGCCCGTTGAGTGAAGTGCACGATGCCTGGCGTGAAGATGACAGCCGCTGCCGCACGGTATTTACCCTCTGA
- the trmH gene encoding tRNA (guanosine(18)-2'-O)-methyltransferase TrmH: MNAQRFARIREMLALRQHDLTVCMEQVHKPHNVSAVIRTADAVGIHEVHAVWPSVRMRTMVSASAGSNSWVKVKTHRNIAEAVSHLKEQKMQVLATNLSAKAVDFREIDYTLPTCILMGQEKTGITAEALALADQDIIIPMVGMVQSLNVSVASALILYEAQRQRQNAGMYQRTYSLLDEEEQQRLLFEGGYPVLARVAKQKRLPYPHINDAGEVEADAEWWATMQATGKK; the protein is encoded by the coding sequence ATGAACGCTCAACGTTTTGCTCGTATTCGCGAGATGCTGGCCCTGCGCCAGCACGATCTCACCGTCTGCATGGAACAGGTGCATAAACCGCACAACGTCTCGGCGGTGATCCGTACCGCTGACGCCGTGGGTATCCATGAAGTGCATGCGGTCTGGCCCAGCGTGCGTATGCGCACCATGGTATCCGCTTCCGCAGGCAGCAATAGCTGGGTGAAGGTGAAAACTCACCGTAACATCGCCGAAGCGGTCTCCCATCTTAAAGAACAAAAAATGCAGGTGCTGGCGACCAATCTGTCCGCCAAAGCGGTGGATTTTCGTGAGATTGATTACACGCTGCCCACCTGTATTTTGATGGGTCAGGAAAAAACCGGTATCACCGCAGAAGCTCTGGCGCTGGCCGACCAAGACATCATTATCCCGATGGTCGGCATGGTGCAGTCGCTAAATGTATCGGTGGCTTCAGCGTTGATTCTGTATGAAGCACAGCGTCAACGGCAAAATGCCGGGATGTACCAGCGTACTTATAGCTTGCTGGATGAAGAGGAACAGCAGCGTTTGCTGTTTGAAGGTGGCTATCCGGTGCTGGCACGCGTGGCAAAGCAAAAAAGATTGCCCTATCCGCACATCAACGATGCAGGCGAAGTCGAAGCCGATGCAGAGTGGTGGGCGACCATGCAAGCGACGGGTAAAAAATGA
- the recG gene encoding ATP-dependent DNA helicase RecG: protein MKGRLLDAIPLSTLTGVGASQAAKLAKIGLFTIQDLLLHLPLRYEDRTQLYRINDLLPGIWATVEGEVLHSEITFGRRRMLVCQISDGSGVLTMRFFNFNAGMKNSLAPGRRVTAYGEIKRGQRGAEIIHPEYRIQGEHSGVELQETLTPVYPTTEGIRQATLRNLTDQALTLLETCPIAELLPPELSGGLISLPDALRTLHRPPPDLRLSELETGRHPAQRRLILEELLAHNLSMLAVRAGAQRHHALPLPANHQLVDKLLAALPFSPTGAQQRVVAEIERDLAHDFPMMRLVQGDVGSGKTLVAALAALNVIAYGKQVALMAPTELLAEQHANNFRQWFAPLGIEVGWLAGKQKGKARQAQQEAIASGQVAMVVGTHALFQEQVQFSGMALVIIDEQHRFGVHQRLALWEKGEEQGFHPHQLIMTATPIPRTLAMTAYADLDTSTIDELPPGRTPVTTVAIPDSRRSEIIARVQSACHEGRQAYWVCTLIEESELLEAQAAEATWQELKVALPGLQVGLVHGRMKPAEKQAVMQAFKANEIQLLIATTVIEVGVDVPNASLMIIENPERLGLAQLHQLRGRVGRGAVASHCVLLYKAPLSKTAQKRLQVLRDSNDGFVIAQHDLEIRGPGELLGTRQTGNAEFKVADLLRDQSMIPEVQRVARHIHQHYPEQAQALIERWLPETERYSNA, encoded by the coding sequence ATGAAAGGCCGTCTGCTGGATGCCATCCCGCTCAGTACCCTGACCGGCGTCGGCGCCAGCCAGGCGGCGAAACTGGCCAAAATTGGCCTGTTTACCATCCAGGATCTGTTGCTACACCTGCCTCTGCGTTACGAAGATCGTACCCAACTCTACCGTATTAATGACCTGCTGCCGGGCATCTGGGCCACGGTCGAAGGTGAAGTGCTGCACAGCGAGATCACCTTTGGCCGTCGTCGTATGCTGGTGTGCCAAATCAGTGATGGCAGCGGCGTGCTGACCATGCGCTTCTTCAATTTCAACGCCGGGATGAAAAACAGCCTGGCACCGGGCCGCCGCGTCACGGCTTATGGTGAGATCAAACGGGGTCAGCGCGGCGCGGAAATTATCCATCCCGAATATCGTATCCAGGGTGAACACAGCGGCGTGGAATTGCAGGAAACCCTGACGCCGGTTTATCCCACCACCGAAGGCATTCGCCAGGCGACACTGCGCAATCTGACCGACCAGGCATTAACGTTGCTGGAAACCTGCCCCATCGCCGAGTTACTGCCGCCGGAACTCAGCGGTGGACTGATCAGCCTGCCGGATGCCTTGCGCACACTGCATCGCCCACCGCCGGATTTGCGTCTGAGCGAGCTGGAAACGGGGCGTCATCCGGCACAACGTCGTCTGATTCTGGAAGAATTGCTGGCGCATAACCTCAGCATGCTGGCGGTGCGTGCTGGCGCGCAACGTCATCACGCGCTGCCACTACCCGCCAATCATCAACTGGTGGACAAGCTGCTTGCCGCACTGCCCTTCTCTCCAACCGGTGCGCAGCAGAGGGTGGTGGCGGAAATTGAACGCGATTTGGCCCACGACTTCCCGATGATGCGTCTGGTACAGGGCGATGTTGGATCGGGTAAAACCCTGGTCGCGGCACTGGCGGCATTGAATGTGATCGCTTATGGCAAGCAGGTGGCGCTGATGGCACCCACCGAGTTGCTGGCTGAGCAGCACGCCAATAACTTCCGCCAGTGGTTTGCACCACTGGGTATTGAAGTGGGCTGGCTGGCTGGCAAGCAAAAAGGCAAAGCGCGACAGGCACAGCAGGAGGCGATTGCCAGCGGCCAGGTGGCCATGGTGGTCGGTACACATGCGCTGTTTCAGGAACAGGTCCAGTTCAGCGGCATGGCGCTAGTGATCATTGATGAACAACACCGCTTTGGCGTCCACCAGCGTCTGGCGCTGTGGGAAAAAGGCGAGGAGCAGGGTTTTCATCCGCACCAGCTGATCATGACCGCCACCCCCATTCCGCGTACCCTGGCAATGACCGCCTATGCCGATCTCGACACGTCTACCATTGACGAACTGCCACCAGGCCGTACGCCGGTCACCACTGTCGCCATCCCGGACAGCCGTCGTAGTGAGATCATCGCACGCGTTCAGAGCGCTTGCCATGAAGGCCGACAGGCGTATTGGGTTTGTACCCTGATTGAAGAGTCCGAGCTGCTGGAAGCACAGGCTGCTGAAGCCACCTGGCAGGAGCTGAAAGTCGCGCTGCCCGGATTGCAGGTTGGTCTGGTTCATGGCCGCATGAAACCGGCTGAGAAGCAGGCGGTGATGCAGGCGTTCAAAGCCAACGAAATTCAGCTGCTGATAGCCACCACGGTAATTGAAGTCGGGGTGGATGTCCCCAATGCCAGCCTGATGATTATCGAAAACCCGGAACGTCTCGGTCTGGCGCAGCTGCACCAGCTACGCGGACGCGTCGGGCGTGGTGCTGTCGCCTCCCATTGCGTGCTGCTGTACAAAGCGCCGCTTAGCAAAACGGCGCAGAAGCGTTTGCAGGTGCTGCGCGATAGCAACGATGGTTTCGTGATCGCCCAGCACGATCTGGAGATTCGTGGCCCCGGCGAACTGCTCGGCACACGACAAACCGGTAATGCCGAATTTAAAGTGGCCGACTTACTGCGCGATCAAAGCATGATCCCCGAAGTTCAGCGCGTAGCACGTCATATCCACCAGCATTATCCTGAGCAGGCTCAGGCACTGATTGAACGCTGGCTGCCGGAAACCGAGCGCTACAGCAACGCTTAA
- the gmk gene encoding guanylate kinase codes for MAQGTLYIVSAPSGAGKSSLIQALLKTQPLYDTQVSVSHTTRGVRPGEAHGEHYFFVSKPEFEAMIAEDAFLEHAEVFGNYYGTSRAAIERVLATGVDVFLDIDWQGAQQIRKKMPAARSIFVLPPSTEELDRRLRGRGQDSEEVIARRMAQAVAEMSHYAEYDYLIVNDDFDLALSDLKTIIRAERLRMSRQKSRHDALISKLLAV; via the coding sequence ATGGCTCAAGGCACGCTCTATATTGTTTCCGCCCCAAGCGGCGCGGGTAAATCCAGCCTGATTCAGGCGCTGTTAAAGACACAGCCGTTGTACGATACGCAAGTGTCTGTTTCCCATACCACTCGCGGCGTGCGTCCCGGTGAAGCTCATGGTGAACATTACTTTTTCGTATCGAAACCGGAATTTGAAGCCATGATTGCCGAGGATGCCTTCCTTGAGCATGCGGAAGTATTTGGCAACTATTACGGCACCTCACGCGCCGCCATTGAGCGAGTGCTGGCAACCGGTGTTGACGTGTTTCTTGATATCGACTGGCAGGGTGCACAGCAAATCCGCAAGAAAATGCCGGCTGCACGCAGCATTTTTGTGTTGCCCCCCTCGACCGAGGAACTGGATCGCCGCCTGCGTGGACGCGGTCAGGATAGCGAAGAGGTTATTGCCCGCCGTATGGCACAGGCCGTGGCTGAAATGAGCCACTATGCCGAATACGATTACTTAATTGTGAATGATGATTTCGATCTGGCGCTGTCCGATCTGAAAACCATTATTCGCGCAGAACGTCTGCGTATGAGTCGCCAGAAATCGCGACATGATGCTTTAATCAGCAAACTATTGGCAGTCTGA
- a CDS encoding AsmA family protein, which produces MKFLGKFFLTLLLLILLAFVILYVLLQTQWGAGWFSRWVSDKTDWHLSLSKIEHNFSAPSHIILDDFSFGHDGQPAVLVASHVDLGLALVQFSDPLHFSSIELRDGEVNLANLTPDNALPVQADRLQLNNMRIDSPRSALPMFARKVNGGVVPWKPTASDMLGSDAQFQMSAGEMTLDGVRGNNVLLQGNVAQRRLVLSNIGADLARGSMTGDAERDAQGNWKINQLRLNDIRLQTHKDLLDFLNPISDVPSVTINRLDMTDARLQGPDWAVTDLDLTLKNLTWRGNDWQSDDGSLAMNAGNFINGTFELNDPIVNADFSPQGIALTQFSSRWANGVIRASGNWTRSDKRLTLDELAVAGLEYTLPQNWRDRWQQSLPTWLDSVLLKRVTANRNLIIDINPAFPFQMTALDGSGENLLLARQQQWGIWAGKASFNAAEATFNRTDLRHPSISFNADDQQIQVSEMSAFNGSGLLEGTATVGQLAQRPLTLHLKGQAVPANILENWGWPALSLNGNSNLLLQVNGSLSAAAPLRPSVNGTLSVTTESQSVQQTMHGGQVQP; this is translated from the coding sequence ATGAAATTTCTTGGAAAGTTTTTCCTTACCTTACTGCTGCTAATTCTGCTGGCCTTTGTCATCCTGTATGTGTTGCTGCAAACACAGTGGGGTGCAGGCTGGTTTAGCCGTTGGGTGAGCGACAAAACCGACTGGCATCTGTCCCTCAGCAAAATCGAACATAACTTCTCTGCGCCTTCGCACATCATCCTTGATGACTTTAGCTTTGGTCACGATGGTCAGCCTGCGGTGCTGGTCGCCAGCCACGTCGATCTCGGTCTGGCGCTGGTGCAGTTCAGCGATCCGCTGCACTTTAGCAGCATTGAATTGCGTGATGGCGAAGTTAACCTGGCGAACCTGACCCCGGATAACGCGTTGCCGGTGCAAGCCGATCGCCTGCAACTGAATAATATGCGTATCGACAGCCCACGCAGTGCCCTGCCAATGTTTGCCCGCAAGGTAAACGGTGGCGTTGTGCCGTGGAAGCCAACGGCCAGCGATATGCTCGGCAGCGACGCACAATTCCAGATGAGTGCCGGTGAAATGACGCTGGACGGCGTACGCGGTAATAATGTGCTGTTGCAGGGGAATGTGGCACAACGCCGCCTGGTGCTGAGTAATATCGGTGCCGATCTGGCACGCGGCTCAATGACCGGTGATGCCGAGCGCGATGCACAGGGCAACTGGAAAATTAACCAACTGCGCCTCAATGATATCCGCCTGCAAACCCATAAAGACCTGCTCGATTTCCTCAACCCGATCAGCGATGTGCCATCGGTAACGATTAATCGCCTCGATATGACCGACGCACGTTTGCAGGGGCCAGACTGGGCGGTCACTGACCTCGATTTAACCCTGAAAAACCTGACCTGGCGCGGGAATGACTGGCAGAGCGATGATGGCTCGCTGGCGATGAATGCCGGAAACTTTATTAACGGTACCTTTGAGCTGAATGATCCCATCGTCAATGCCGATTTTTCACCTCAGGGCATTGCGCTGACTCAGTTCAGTTCACGCTGGGCCAATGGTGTGATACGTGCCAGTGGTAACTGGACGCGCAGCGACAAACGCCTGACCCTGGATGAACTGGCGGTGGCCGGGCTGGAATATACCCTACCGCAAAACTGGCGCGATCGCTGGCAGCAGAGTTTACCGACCTGGCTTGATAGCGTGCTGCTGAAGCGCGTAACGGCCAACCGTAACCTGATCATTGATATTAATCCGGCGTTTCCGTTCCAGATGACGGCGCTCGACGGCAGTGGCGAAAACCTGTTGCTGGCACGTCAGCAGCAATGGGGCATCTGGGCGGGCAAAGCCAGTTTTAACGCTGCCGAGGCCACTTTTAACCGCACCGATTTACGCCATCCGTCGATTAGCTTTAACGCGGACGATCAGCAAATTCAGGTCAGCGAGATGAGCGCCTTTAACGGCAGTGGCTTACTGGAGGGCACGGCTACCGTCGGCCAGCTGGCGCAGCGTCCGTTGACACTGCACTTGAAAGGCCAGGCGGTTCCGGCCAATATCCTGGAGAACTGGGGCTGGCCAGCGCTGTCGTTGAATGGCAATAGTAATTTGCTGCTGCAAGTAAACGGTTCACTGAGTGCGGCTGCGCCATTGCGCCCAAGCGTCAATGGCACTTTGTCGGTGACGACAGAGTCCCAGTCCGTGCAGCAGACCATGCATGGCGGGCAGGTTCAGCCGTAA
- a CDS encoding nucleobase:cation symporter-2 family protein — protein sequence MSVNTAESRQPASAATAAKSELIYRLEDRPPLPQTLFAACQHLLAMFVAVITPALLICQALGLPAQDTQHIISMSLFASGVASVLQIKTWGPVGSGLLSIQGTSFNFVTPLIMGGMALKNGGADVPTMMAALFGTLMVASCTEMVLSRVLHLARRIITPLVSGIVVMIIGLSLIQVGLTSIGGGFAAMSDHSFGAPKNLLLAGAVLLVIILLNRQRNPYLRVASLVIAMAVGYLLAWALGMLPENTTPTNQALVSVPSPLYYGLGFDWNLLIPLMLVFMVTSLETIGDITATSDVSEQPVSGPLYMKRLKGGVLANGLNSFVSALFNTFPNSCFGQNNGVIQLTGVASRYVGFVVALMLIVLGLFPAVSGFVQHIPEPVLGGATIVMFGTIAASGVRIVSREPLNRRAIMIIALSLAVGLGVSQQPLILQFAPDWLKTLLSSGIAAGGITAIVLNLIFPQEK from the coding sequence ATGTCCGTCAATACCGCTGAATCCCGTCAGCCTGCCAGTGCCGCAACCGCGGCAAAAAGTGAACTGATTTATCGTCTTGAAGACCGCCCACCGTTGCCGCAAACGCTGTTTGCTGCCTGTCAGCATCTGCTGGCGATGTTTGTGGCGGTGATTACCCCGGCCTTGCTGATTTGCCAGGCGCTGGGTTTGCCCGCGCAGGATACCCAGCACATTATCAGCATGTCGCTGTTCGCCTCTGGCGTGGCGTCAGTGCTGCAAATCAAAACCTGGGGACCGGTTGGATCGGGCCTGCTGTCGATTCAGGGCACCAGTTTTAACTTTGTTACCCCGCTGATTATGGGTGGCATGGCGCTAAAAAATGGCGGAGCCGATGTGCCCACCATGATGGCCGCGCTGTTCGGTACCCTGATGGTGGCCTCCTGTACCGAGATGGTGCTGTCGCGCGTGCTGCATCTGGCGCGTCGCATTATCACGCCTTTGGTATCGGGCATTGTGGTGATGATCATCGGTCTGTCGCTGATTCAGGTAGGGTTAACTTCTATCGGCGGTGGTTTTGCGGCGATGAGCGACCATAGCTTTGGCGCGCCGAAAAACCTGCTGCTGGCCGGTGCGGTGCTGTTGGTGATCATTCTGCTGAATCGCCAGCGTAATCCGTATCTGCGTGTCGCTTCACTGGTGATTGCCATGGCGGTGGGCTATCTGCTGGCGTGGGCACTGGGCATGCTGCCGGAAAATACCACGCCAACCAATCAGGCGCTGGTTTCGGTGCCATCTCCGCTTTACTACGGACTCGGTTTCGACTGGAATCTGCTGATTCCGTTGATGCTGGTATTTATGGTGACCTCACTGGAAACCATTGGCGATATCACCGCCACCTCCGATGTTTCTGAACAACCGGTGAGCGGCCCGCTGTACATGAAGCGTCTGAAAGGCGGCGTACTGGCGAATGGCCTCAACTCTTTTGTATCGGCATTGTTCAATACGTTTCCAAACTCCTGCTTCGGCCAGAACAATGGCGTAATTCAGCTGACCGGTGTTGCCAGCCGCTATGTCGGTTTTGTGGTCGCACTGATGTTGATTGTGCTCGGCCTGTTTCCGGCAGTGAGTGGCTTTGTGCAACATATCCCCGAGCCGGTGCTGGGCGGCGCGACCATTGTGATGTTTGGTACGATTGCCGCGTCCGGTGTGCGCATCGTTTCCCGCGAGCCACTGAACCGTCGCGCCATTATGATTATCGCGCTGTCACTGGCGGTTGGCCTTGGCGTTTCACAGCAGCCATTGATTTTGCAGTTCGCACCGGACTGGCTGAAAACCCTGCTTTCCTCGGGTATTGCCGCTGGCGGCATCACCGCTATCGTGCTTAACCTTATCTTCCCACAGGAAAAGTAA
- a CDS encoding MarR family winged helix-turn-helix transcriptional regulator, with protein MESVQNTHNSAAFDDLHNALLTIVGTFNRPQRDELLIKESNIQLDRALFPLLVQIGRFGPIGVVELADRVGRDYTTVSRQVAKLEEIGLAQRQKSAKDKRVNEAAITAAGKAMTDKIDAARAKIYGDVFQAWQDDERAELARLLSKFVADFTTLDRGKNAD; from the coding sequence ATGGAAAGTGTGCAAAATACACATAATAGTGCAGCCTTCGATGATCTGCACAACGCGCTGCTGACAATTGTTGGCACCTTCAACCGCCCGCAACGCGATGAATTATTAATAAAAGAATCCAATATTCAGCTGGATAGGGCGTTGTTCCCGTTACTGGTGCAGATTGGTCGCTTCGGTCCGATTGGTGTAGTTGAACTGGCTGATCGGGTTGGCCGTGACTACACCACGGTAAGCCGTCAGGTGGCGAAACTTGAGGAGATCGGGCTGGCACAGCGGCAGAAAAGCGCAAAGGACAAGCGTGTGAATGAAGCGGCCATCACGGCGGCAGGGAAAGCGATGACTGATAAAATCGATGCGGCGCGTGCGAAAATTTACGGAGATGTGTTTCAGGCATGGCAGGACGATGAACGTGCTGAACTGGCGCGATTGTTGAGTAAGTTCGTTGCCGATTTCACCACGCTGGATCGTGGCAAAAATGCGGATTAA
- the spoT gene encoding bifunctional GTP diphosphokinase/guanosine-3',5'-bis pyrophosphate 3'-pyrophosphohydrolase, whose protein sequence is MYLFESLNQLIEKYLPEEQIKRLRQAYLVARDAHEGQTRSSGEPYITHPVAVACILAEMKLDHETLMAALLHDVIEDTPATYQDMEQLFGKSVAELVEGVSKLDKLKFRDKKEAQAENFRKMIMAMVQDIRVILIKLADRTHNMRTLGALRPDKRRRIARETLEIYSPLAHRLGIHHLKTELEELGFEALHPNRYRVIKEVVKAARGNRKEMIQKILSEIDGRLQEAGIPCRVSGREKHLYSIYRKMHLKEQRFHSIMDIYAFRVIVKDLDTCYRVLGQMHSLYKPRPGRVKDYIAIPKANGYQSLHTSMIGPHGVPVEVQIRTEDMDQMAEMGVAAHWAYKQAGESGTTAQVRAQRWLQSLLELQQSAGSSFEFIESVKSDLFPDEIYVFTPEGRIVELPAGATPVDFAYAVHTDIGHACVGARVDRQPYPLSQALTSGQTVEIITAPGARPNAAWLNFVVSSKARAKIRQLLKNLKREDSVNLGRRLLSHALGGSRKLAEIPAENIQQELERMKLTNLDDLLAEIGLGNAMSVVVAKNLLQSGAEPVSSSKRKKLPIKGADGVLITFAKCCRPIPGDPIVAHVSPGKGLVVHHESCRNIRGYQKEPEKFMPVEWDKVTDQEFVAEIKVDMFNHQGALANLTAAINTAGSNIQSLNTEERDGRVYSAFIRLTAQDRVHLANIMRKIRVMPDVIKVHRNRN, encoded by the coding sequence TTGTATCTGTTTGAAAGCCTCAATCAACTGATTGAAAAATACTTGCCCGAGGAGCAAATCAAGCGCCTCAGGCAAGCTTATCTTGTCGCACGTGATGCTCACGAGGGACAAACTCGTTCCAGCGGTGAGCCTTATATCACCCATCCTGTTGCCGTTGCCTGCATTCTGGCCGAGATGAAACTCGACCACGAAACGCTGATGGCGGCATTACTGCATGATGTTATCGAAGATACTCCCGCCACATACCAGGATATGGAACAGCTGTTTGGCAAAAGTGTTGCCGAGCTGGTGGAAGGCGTATCAAAACTCGATAAGCTGAAGTTCCGCGACAAGAAAGAAGCTCAGGCCGAAAACTTCCGCAAAATGATCATGGCAATGGTGCAGGATATCCGCGTCATTCTGATCAAACTGGCTGACCGCACCCACAATATGCGCACGCTCGGCGCACTGCGACCGGATAAACGCCGTCGTATTGCCCGGGAAACCCTCGAAATTTATAGCCCACTGGCCCACCGTCTCGGTATTCATCATCTGAAAACTGAGCTGGAGGAGTTGGGCTTTGAAGCGTTGCACCCGAATCGCTATCGGGTCATCAAAGAGGTGGTTAAAGCGGCGCGTGGTAACCGTAAAGAGATGATTCAGAAGATCCTTTCTGAAATCGATGGCCGTCTGCAGGAGGCGGGGATTCCCTGTCGCGTCAGTGGTCGTGAAAAACATCTCTATTCGATTTACCGCAAAATGCACCTGAAAGAGCAGCGATTTCACTCGATCATGGATATTTACGCCTTCCGCGTTATCGTGAAAGATTTAGATACCTGTTATCGCGTGCTCGGTCAGATGCACAGTCTGTACAAACCGCGTCCTGGACGCGTCAAAGATTACATCGCAATCCCCAAGGCTAACGGCTATCAATCGTTACATACCTCCATGATTGGCCCGCACGGCGTGCCGGTTGAGGTACAAATCCGTACGGAAGATATGGATCAGATGGCGGAGATGGGGGTTGCTGCACACTGGGCCTATAAACAGGCCGGTGAAAGTGGCACTACCGCGCAGGTGCGTGCTCAGCGCTGGCTGCAAAGCTTGCTGGAGCTGCAACAGAGCGCGGGAAGTTCCTTCGAATTTATTGAAAGCGTGAAATCGGATCTCTTCCCGGATGAGATCTATGTATTTACGCCCGAAGGTCGCATTGTCGAATTGCCGGCAGGTGCGACACCGGTCGACTTTGCCTATGCCGTGCATACCGATATCGGCCATGCCTGCGTCGGTGCGCGTGTTGACCGTCAGCCATACCCGCTGTCACAAGCGCTGACCAGCGGCCAGACTGTCGAAATCATTACTGCGCCAGGCGCTCGCCCTAATGCGGCCTGGCTCAATTTTGTCGTCAGCTCCAAAGCCCGCGCCAAGATTCGTCAGTTGCTGAAAAACCTCAAACGCGAGGATTCAGTCAACCTCGGTCGCCGCCTGCTCAGCCATGCGCTGGGAGGCAGCCGCAAACTGGCCGAGATTCCTGCGGAGAATATCCAGCAGGAGCTGGAGCGTATGAAGTTGACCAATCTCGATGATTTGCTGGCGGAAATTGGTCTCGGTAACGCCATGAGCGTCGTCGTGGCGAAGAATCTGCTGCAATCGGGCGCTGAGCCGGTCAGCAGCAGTAAACGTAAGAAGCTGCCGATTAAAGGCGCTGACGGCGTGCTGATCACCTTCGCGAAATGCTGCCGCCCGATTCCTGGCGATCCGATCGTCGCACACGTCAGTCCCGGTAAAGGCCTGGTAGTGCATCACGAATCCTGCCGTAATATTCGCGGTTACCAGAAAGAACCGGAGAAATTCATGCCGGTTGAATGGGATAAAGTGACCGATCAGGAATTCGTCGCCGAAATTAAGGTGGATATGTTCAACCATCAGGGCGCGCTGGCGAACCTGACTGCGGCGATCAACACTGCCGGTTCCAACATTCAAAGCCTCAATACCGAAGAACGAGACGGTCGTGTGTATAGCGCCTTTATCCGCCTGACCGCGCAGGATCGCGTCCATCTGGCTAACATTATGCGTAAAATCCGCGTAATGCCGGATGTGATTAAAGTTCACCGAAACCGTAATTAG